The genomic region TGAGCAGATTGTCGACGTGTTCGCGTCGGAGAATGAGTAGGTAGATGCTGTTTTGGCAGGGCTACAACCTCTGACGAAACGGCCTACACCAGAGGCAGAATCTCCCGGCTTGTGAGCCTGTTGAATGGGGCCTATTGTTTCGGCATGTCGGTGAGGGGCGCAGGGCTCGCACTGATGTTGATACCAGGGAAGGTATTGGTAAACCCAGGAAGGTGCCGAATTGAGAACCACGGAATTCAGTCAAAATCCAATCAGTGACCTATCGAGCAAAGGTCGGAATACTCAAACCATGAACGCTATAAGTCGTGAAGAGTTCAATGCCAGGATCGAGACCATTGAGACGAGGATGGATGCTCGGTTCGAGGGTGTGTCGGCAAAAATCGATGCTTATCTTTTGACTCAGGCGGAGAGGGACAAACGATACGATTTGATGTGGGACGGCGTACAACAAATCGCCGAAGACTCAAAAGAAGCCATCAAACAAGCCTCGACAGTGAAGGCGCATTACTGGGCGACGACAGCCGTCCATTTCCTCGGAATGATCACCGTCGTCGTGGGGGCGCACTTTGCCAATCAGGCAGCGGTGTTAACCACCTTGCAGACGACGCTCGCGGCGATCCGGGTAGGTAAAGATATAGGCTCACCAAGACCTGCTTCGCAACAAGCACCCGAATCAGCACAATAGAAAACGGCCTTCAAAGAAGGCCGTTTTTCGTGAGCATTGAAACACCGCGTCATGGCATCTCTGGCAATTCCTGCGGCCGCAGGTCGAACACCAGCACTTCGGCATCGACACCGTTGCTCAAGGTCAGCAACTGTTCCTCGCGAACCCGCACGCCGTCACCTTCGCGCAATGCCTGGCCATTGAGTTCAACGCTGCCCCGTGCGACATGTACATAGGCATAGCGGTTGGCCGCCAGCTCCAGCGTGGCGCTTTCCTTGCCGTCGAACAGCCCGGCGAAGACCCGTGCATCCTGACGCACCTTGAGCGAACCGTGCTTGCCGTCCGGCGAAATGATCAACTGCAGGCGACCGCGTTTTTTCTCGGCGCTGAAATGCTCTTGTTGATAGCGCGGTTTGGCACCGGCAACCTCCGGCACAATCCAGATCTGCAGGAAGTGCACCGGTTTGCTCGCCGAGTGGTTGAACTCGCTGTGCGCCACGCCGCTGCCGGCGCTCATCAATTGCACGTCACCCGGGCGGATAACCGAACCGGTGCCCAGTGTGTCCTTGTGCTCCAGCGCACCTTCCAGCACGTAGGAAAAAATCTCCATGTCGCGATGCGGGTGCTGGCCGAAACCTTTACCGGCGGCAACGCGGTCATCGTTGATCACCAGCAGGTCGGAAAAACCCTGTTCGCGAGGGTCGCGATAGCTGGCGAAGGAAAAGGTGTGAAAGGACTTCAACCAGCCATGATTGGCGAGGCCACGATCGGAGGCTTTGCGAAGAGTCAGCATGATGAAATCTCCTTGCAGGACGTGAATTCGTCCGAGTGAGGAGAAGGTTACTGTTTACTGGATTGCGCAATAAGTAGATGAAAATTGAAAGACTGTCCCTTTCAGGTTGACAGTTTTGCGATAGCCGTCACACAAAACTTTTGCGCTCAAACGGCTACAGTTGGCCATAATGTCTGGCCTGTCTCATGTTTCTTTGATTGAAGTGATGTCTGCCCATGAAAACCGTGGCAATGGTGCTGTTCCCCGACTTTCTCCTGCTCGACATGGCTGGGCCATTGGAGGTTTTTTCGGTTGCCAATCGCTACCTGAAACCCGATGCGCACTATCAATTGATCACGCTTGGCATCGAGCGTGGCCCACTTCGGGCGTCCAATGGTGTGTTGGTGCATGCCGACCAAACTATCGACGACAACACCGAACATTATGACCTGCTGTTGGTACCGGGCGGCCCGGGTGCCTACAACCAACAATTTCCGTCGTTGTTCGCCTGGCTCAAAGGTGCTGTTCAGCGCGTCGACTATTACGGTTCGATCTGCACTGGCGCGTTTGTATTGGGTCATGCCGGCTTGCTTGACGGTTACCGTGTAACCACGCACTGGAACTACACCGAACGCCTGATCAAGGGGTTCCCGAAAGCCCATGTCGCGACCGATCAGATCTTTGTCGAAGATCGCAATCTGATTACCTCGGGTGGCGTCACTGCCGGTATCGATATGGCGCTGGCCGTGGTCGCCCGTGATCACGGCAAGAAACTCGCCCAGGATGTAGCCAAAGTCCTGCTGGTGGTGATGAAGCGGCAGGGCGGGCAGGCGCAGTTCAGTCCACTGATGGCTGCCGTGGCACCACAGGACACGCCGATCACTCGCGCGCAGAGTTACGTGCTGGAACACCTCGACGAAGCGTTCACTGTCGAGCGCATGGCCGCTATTGCCAATATGAGCGCGCGGCATTTCGCGCGGGTGTTCACCCGTGACATCAATATGACGCCGATGGAATTTCTGCAGAATGCGCGCATTGATTGCGCGCGGAATCTGCTGGAAACCAGTGATCTGCCGCTTAAAACCGTGGCTTATAAAAGTGGTTTCGGCAGTGTGCGGCACATGCGTTCGCTGTTCGCTGAAAAGCTCGGCCTGACCCCCGTGCAATACCGCGAACAGTTCAGTTAGAGCGCTTGTGTCCGTCTGGCGCACCCGGATGTCCGTGCGGCGCCCCGTGTAGCGGTTGTCGCGTCAGCTGAGGCTGCCAAGATAGTTGGCATGGATAGCCTCAACGATTTGAACATGGCATCGGTGCTGTATTTCGGCCCCTACGCCTTCCACTTGCGCCAACGGCTGATACTCGATGGAGATCGGCCGTTGCGCATGGGCGGTCGTGCGCTGGACATTCTGCAAGTGCTGGTCGAACGTGCAGGTCGAGTGGTGCGAAAGGAGCAATTAATCGCCCTGGTGTGGCCGACGTCGGTGGTCGAAGAGATCAACCTGCGGGTGCACATCGCGGCGCTCCGTCGGGCCTTGGGGGATGGCGAAAACGGTCAGCGTTACATCGTTAACGTGCCGCAATGCGGTTACAGCTTTGTTGCCCCGGTCCGTTGTGACAGTGCCGCGCAAGTACTCTTCGAGGGCCTGCAAACGCCCAGGCATAATTTGTCTGCGCGACTGACCCCAGTCGCCGGGCGTGACTCGCTGGTCGGCGGGCTGGTTCGACGAATGCCGCTGTGTCGACTGATGACCGTCACGGGCGCGGCTGGTGTGGGTAAATCCACTGTCGCGTTGCGGGTCGCGGAACTGCTGTTGCAGTACTACAGAGACGGCGTATGGCAGATCGATCTGAGCTTGATCGACGACAACACACCGCTGCTCGATCATGTGCTGCGCACCTTGGAAAGCGACTTGACCGGACTGTCGACTCGCCATGCATTGCTGATACTGGATAACGCTGACCATCGGCGCGATGCCTGCAGAGCAGCGGTAGAAACGTTGCTTGACGCGGCGCCTCGACTGTCGATTCTCGCCACCAGCCGCGAAGCCTTGCAGGTCAGTCTGGAAACCGTTCAGTGCGTACCACCGCTGGCGATCCCGAAACGCTCGGCAGGCGATTGCATCACTGAAGCCATGGGGCATTCGTCGGTGCAGTTGTTCGTCAGCCGTGCCCGGGCTCGACAGCATGATTTCCGCTTGCGCGAGCAGGATGTCAAAGCCGTGCTTGAGATCTGTCGCCAGCTCGACGGTTTGCCCTTGGCGATCGAACTGGCCGCGGCGCAGATCGATGCATTGGCGTTGGTGGGCTTGCAGGCGCAAATGGCCAATGGTCTGCAAGTGCTCAGCCACGGTCGGCGCACCGCTGTGCTACGCCACCAATCGATGCAGGCGGCCCTCGACTGGAGCTATCAACGCCTGAGCGAGCAAGAGCAACGCGCGCTGCAGCGTTTATCGGTGTTCAAAATGGCGTTTACCCTGGAGGCGGCGCTGGCGGTGATCAGTTGTCCGCAACTGGCGTCATCGCCGCTTGCCGCGCTCATTGACGGCCTGGCGCGCAAGTCATTGCTGGTGGTGGAGCGGGGTGGCAGTGCAGGCCGGTACCGAATGCTCAATACCACCCGCTGTTATGCCCGCGAACAGCTTGATCGCAGCGGGGAAGGGATTGAGCTTGAACGCCGACATGCGCGTTACATCAACCGAATTCGCCAGGCCTCATGCGTGCACGTGCTCGCTTAATTCGTCGATCAGCAAGCGCACCTTGCGCAAGTCCGGGGTCGCATAGCCCTCGGTGAAGCGTTGGTAGATCGGCGTGAGCAAATCCAACGCCTCGCGGCAGCGCGATTGGCGTTGCCAGAGTTGCGCGAGTGACGTGGCACTGCGCAGTTCCCAGGCGAGCGCGCCTTGGGTGCGGGCGATGGCCAGGGATTGTTGCAGGAGTGCTTCGGCTTCCTGAATGGCCCCTTCGCGAGCAGGCTCGCTCCCACAGAGATTTTGGGTGTACTCAGACCCCATGTGGGAGCGAGCCTGCTCGCGAAGGGGCCCGTCCAGACAACCCAGATAGTCATTCAATAACGCATCAGCCCGAGCCCGCAGGATTTCCGCCGTGCTCCACCCCGCATCCCCACTCAACGCCCGCACAAGCAGCGCGTCATCCACAAAGCGGCCATCCAGCGTGACCATGATTTCCCGAATCAGTCCTCCGCTGCTGTCCGTCGGCATCGGCGCCTTGGCTTGCGCGTCAATCACCTGCGCGTAGTGCCGCGCCCACGTATTGAACAGCAGCACCGAATGTTTCTGCGATTGCTCCAGCAACAGTTGCAACAATGCCCGGGCGTTCTGCTCATCGCCGTTGTAATGGGCGATCAGGCAACTGGCCAGCGCCAGGGTGTAGCAAATCGAAGTGCCATGGTCGATCTGCACCGCAATATCCAGGGCCAGCCGTGCCGTATGCCACGCTTGCTCCGGCAAACCCTGCAGCCATAGCACCCGCGCCAACACCGTCAGCGACGCGACACTCTGGTCGTACTGCACGCCAAAACCGTGAGTGAAGCGGTTGACATGGCCGCTGTGCGCCATGCGCTGCAGCACCTGCTCGGCATGAATGCGCGCCTGCGGTTGGTCGCCGGCATAGTGCAGGGCCAAAACCCGCAAGCGGTGGGTGCTCAGCGACAACAGCGGGTCGCCGTGCAGACCGAGGCGGTCGAAGTGCTCACTCTGTGCCAGCGCCATGCGATAGTGGCCGCAGCTGAGGTTGACCGCCATGTGTCCGGACACCGCGCGCAATTGCCCGGCGACATCGTCATGTTCGTGGGCCAACTGGCGGGCCTCGGCGAACGCTTCGATGGTTTCCGGGGTGCCGCCCCACGTGTGATAGCAGGCACTGCCGAGGGCCAGTTTCAGGGAGATTTTCAGGCGCGGGCAGGGTTCGCCCAGTTCGTCAAACAGGCTCAGCGCCCGCCGTACATAGCTGCCGTATTCCTTGAGCAGCGACAACTCCTGCCACAAAGGCGCCGACGCCGCTGCCAGGCGAATTCCCAATCCGCCCGGGCCGACACCGTTGAGGCTCCAGTCCAGCGCCGCGCGCAAATCTTCCAGGCCTCGGGCATAGCGTTCGATCCACAACGCCGTTGGCGTGTTGTCCCAATCGTTTTGCGCCTGCTGCATCAACGCCAGACAGCGTTCAGCATGGCGTTCACGGGTTTCCTCGCATTCGGCGGCATGGTCGAGTTTTTCCAAGGCATAACGGCGGGTCGTGTCGAGCAGGCGATAGAACACCTCTTCATCACCGACCTCGACGCTGAGCAGGGATTTGGCCACCAGTTGGCTGATCGACACAAACACCATGCTGGGGTCGATTTGTTGGCCAACGATCACCGCCGCCGCTGACTCCAGGGTAAACCCTCCGCGAAACACGCCGAGACGGCGCAGACAGGTTTGCTCGCAACCGTCTAGCAGATTGAAACTCCAGTCCAGCGTAGCGCGCAGGGTGAGGTGGCGTTCAAGACTGCTTTGATTGCCCGCCGCCAACGGCGCCAGGCGCCCCTGCAACTGGCTCAGCAGACCGTCCAGGCCCAGTTCGGCGACCTGCGCAGCCGCCAGCTCCAGCGCCAGGGGAATGCCGTCGAGGCGGTGGCAGATCTCGATCACTTGCGGCAACTGCGCGTCGCTCAGTTCAAAGCTTTCCTGCGCGGCCGTGACCCGTTCGATGAACAGCTGCAGCGCCGAGAAGCTCAGCGCTTGCTCGCGATTCAATATCGCTGGCATCGACGGGTATTCGAGGGAATCCAGACGCTGCACGAATTCGCCTTCGGCTCGCAGACTCTCGCGGCTGGTAGCGAGGATATGCACCTGCGGTGCGCCGCGCAGAATGCTTTCGCTGAGCGCCGCGACGGCATCGATCAGGTGTTCGCAGTTGTCGAGCAGTAACAGCATTTGTCGCTGTTGCAGACCATTGACCAGCGCCGCCAGTGGATCGCCTTCGATTAACGCCAGATCGAGCAGGGTGGCCAGGTGCGAGCAAATCAGCCGAGGATCCTTGAGCGGTGCCAGGTCCAGCAGCCGAATACCGTCGCGGTAATGGCCGATCAACTGTTCGGCCACGCGCAAGGCCACCGTGGTTTTACCGATCCCGCCGGGGCCAACCAAGGTGATGCAGCGTTGGCGTGGCAACTGCGTCATCAAACTGTCGACCAGCGGCTGGCGGCCGATCATGCGCGTGCGCCGCAAGGGCAAATTGTGCCGACCGCCAGCATCGCCCACAGGACGCTCCTCCATGGATTGCGGTAAAACCGGGGCGACGAAACTGTAACCGCGTTGCGCCACGGTGATGATGTAACGCTGCCCGGCCTGACCATCACCGAGAGCCTTGCGTAACGCCGCCATGTGTACACGCAAGTTGATGTCTTCGACCACGCTGTCCGGCCAGACCCCGGCCATCAATTGCTGTTTGCTCACTACTTCGCCGGCGTGGGCCAGCAGAATCAGGAGGATGTCCATCGCCCGTCGACCGAGTCGCAACGGCTGTTCGCCTTCGAGCACCCGTCGTTGTCCGGGATGAATCCGATAGGGGCCAAACCCGAGGGCCTGATTCGGGGAAAGACTCAACAGCTCACTCCTGCGGTGCTGCGGCGGACAGAGCGGAGTAGTGCCAGGCGTTAGCGCAGGCCTTCTAATCCGGGGTGTTCCGGCATAATCCTCAGGTTTGAGCGTCAGTGCAACGGGTGTCGCGATCAAAACACGGCGGGTTGTGAACGGTGGACTTTGGGTTCGCGCATGACCTGGCAGCGCCAGGCAAACGGATTGATGCCTTCGCTACGAGTGAACATATGGCAGAAATGCGCCTGATCGCAGAACCCGCACTCCAGGCTGATTTGCGTCAGGCTCAAGTCAGTGTGGCGGATCAACAGCTTGGCTCGGGCCAGGCGCTGGGTGCGAATCCAGTCCTGCGGCGATAATCCGGTGCTGCATTTGAAGGCGCGGGAAAAATGGCTGCGTGACAGTGAACAGGCGCGGGCCAGTTCGGTGACCTCAAGGCTTTCGCCCAGACGTTCGAGGATCAGTTGTTTGACCTGTCGTTCACGTTGCGGACTGAGTCCGCCGACCCCGGTCTTGCGTGGTTCGTTGGCAGGGGCGAGGGCGACGCTGTGCTGTAAGTGAGCCATGGCCAAAGTCCGTGTCGATGGGGAATGCACGGTCGGCGCATCCCCTCAGGTCAAAAAAACAACGCTGCGCAGAGGGTTTCATTGTTGGCCGGGGGCGGGAGGCTGACGAGTTAATCGTTGTTAATTCCAGCGCATTGACCTGAACTCAGCACATCCCTGCAAGTCTGCGCCGCGCGGTTTGCGGCACGATGACTGCAAGCGTGGCGAACCGATGGGGCGTCGCAATCGGCAGGTCCAGGGGGAATCAAATGAAAGGCATCTTTATAGCAGCGGCGGCGCTGACGTTCGCGCTGGTAACGTCCAGCGCCATGGCGCAGGCACCACAGCAGGGCACTCAGGCGCCGGGCTATTTCCGCCTGGCCTTGGGGGATTACGAGGTCACCGCGTTGTTCGATGGTTACAACGACCTGTCACCGAAGCTGTTGCAGGGCATGAGTCAGGGCCAGATCCGCGCGCTGCTGGCACGTCGTTCGATTGAAACCCCGGGTGTCCAGACGGCGTTCAATGCTTTTCTGGTCAATACCGGCAAGCAACTGATTCTGGTCGACAGCGGCGCCGGACAATGCATTGGCGCCACCGCCGGGCAGCTCCTGGCGAATATGCGGGCGGCCGGCTACCAGCCAGAGCAGGTCGATACGATCTTGCTGACGCACCTGCACCTTGATCATGTCTGTGGTCTGGTCGATGCACAGAAACAAGCGTTGTTCACGAATGCCACGGTGTACGCCGCCAAGGCGGAAGCGGATTACTGGCTCGATCCGGCCGCGCTGGCCAAAGCGCCGGCCGGCGCCAAAGAGT from Pseudomonas tensinigenes harbors:
- a CDS encoding pirin family protein; this translates as MLTLRKASDRGLANHGWLKSFHTFSFASYRDPREQGFSDLLVINDDRVAAGKGFGQHPHRDMEIFSYVLEGALEHKDTLGTGSVIRPGDVQLMSAGSGVAHSEFNHSASKPVHFLQIWIVPEVAGAKPRYQQEHFSAEKKRGRLQLIISPDGKHGSLKVRQDARVFAGLFDGKESATLELAANRYAYVHVARGSVELNGQALREGDGVRVREEQLLTLSNGVDAEVLVFDLRPQELPEMP
- a CDS encoding MBL fold metallo-hydrolase, whose amino-acid sequence is MKGIFIAAAALTFALVTSSAMAQAPQQGTQAPGYFRLALGDYEVTALFDGYNDLSPKLLQGMSQGQIRALLARRSIETPGVQTAFNAFLVNTGKQLILVDSGAGQCIGATAGQLLANMRAAGYQPEQVDTILLTHLHLDHVCGLVDAQKQALFTNATVYAAKAEADYWLDPAALAKAPAGAKEFFRIAQDSTAAYVAAGRFKTFVAGQSPLPGLVEATLEAGHTPGSTTYRFTSQNQSIVFMGDLVHNLAVQFEHPEVSIGFDVNSAQAINARQAVFSAAVASKTWVTAAHLPFPGIGHITAQGKHFQWVPVEYGPYKRAAKVPLIE
- a CDS encoding ATP-binding protein — translated: MDSLNDLNMASVLYFGPYAFHLRQRLILDGDRPLRMGGRALDILQVLVERAGRVVRKEQLIALVWPTSVVEEINLRVHIAALRRALGDGENGQRYIVNVPQCGYSFVAPVRCDSAAQVLFEGLQTPRHNLSARLTPVAGRDSLVGGLVRRMPLCRLMTVTGAAGVGKSTVALRVAELLLQYYRDGVWQIDLSLIDDNTPLLDHVLRTLESDLTGLSTRHALLILDNADHRRDACRAAVETLLDAAPRLSILATSREALQVSLETVQCVPPLAIPKRSAGDCITEAMGHSSVQLFVSRARARQHDFRLREQDVKAVLEICRQLDGLPLAIELAAAQIDALALVGLQAQMANGLQVLSHGRRTAVLRHQSMQAALDWSYQRLSEQEQRALQRLSVFKMAFTLEAALAVISCPQLASSPLAALIDGLARKSLLVVERGGSAGRYRMLNTTRCYAREQLDRSGEGIELERRHARYINRIRQASCVHVLA
- a CDS encoding helix-turn-helix domain-containing protein, which produces MAHLQHSVALAPANEPRKTGVGGLSPQRERQVKQLILERLGESLEVTELARACSLSRSHFSRAFKCSTGLSPQDWIRTQRLARAKLLIRHTDLSLTQISLECGFCDQAHFCHMFTRSEGINPFAWRCQVMREPKVHRSQPAVF
- a CDS encoding GlxA family transcriptional regulator, coding for MKTVAMVLFPDFLLLDMAGPLEVFSVANRYLKPDAHYQLITLGIERGPLRASNGVLVHADQTIDDNTEHYDLLLVPGGPGAYNQQFPSLFAWLKGAVQRVDYYGSICTGAFVLGHAGLLDGYRVTTHWNYTERLIKGFPKAHVATDQIFVEDRNLITSGGVTAGIDMALAVVARDHGKKLAQDVAKVLLVVMKRQGGQAQFSPLMAAVAPQDTPITRAQSYVLEHLDEAFTVERMAAIANMSARHFARVFTRDINMTPMEFLQNARIDCARNLLETSDLPLKTVAYKSGFGSVRHMRSLFAEKLGLTPVQYREQFS
- a CDS encoding ATP-binding protein; translation: MSLSPNQALGFGPYRIHPGQRRVLEGEQPLRLGRRAMDILLILLAHAGEVVSKQQLMAGVWPDSVVEDINLRVHMAALRKALGDGQAGQRYIITVAQRGYSFVAPVLPQSMEERPVGDAGGRHNLPLRRTRMIGRQPLVDSLMTQLPRQRCITLVGPGGIGKTTVALRVAEQLIGHYRDGIRLLDLAPLKDPRLICSHLATLLDLALIEGDPLAALVNGLQQRQMLLLLDNCEHLIDAVAALSESILRGAPQVHILATSRESLRAEGEFVQRLDSLEYPSMPAILNREQALSFSALQLFIERVTAAQESFELSDAQLPQVIEICHRLDGIPLALELAAAQVAELGLDGLLSQLQGRLAPLAAGNQSSLERHLTLRATLDWSFNLLDGCEQTCLRRLGVFRGGFTLESAAAVIVGQQIDPSMVFVSISQLVAKSLLSVEVGDEEVFYRLLDTTRRYALEKLDHAAECEETRERHAERCLALMQQAQNDWDNTPTALWIERYARGLEDLRAALDWSLNGVGPGGLGIRLAAASAPLWQELSLLKEYGSYVRRALSLFDELGEPCPRLKISLKLALGSACYHTWGGTPETIEAFAEARQLAHEHDDVAGQLRAVSGHMAVNLSCGHYRMALAQSEHFDRLGLHGDPLLSLSTHRLRVLALHYAGDQPQARIHAEQVLQRMAHSGHVNRFTHGFGVQYDQSVASLTVLARVLWLQGLPEQAWHTARLALDIAVQIDHGTSICYTLALASCLIAHYNGDEQNARALLQLLLEQSQKHSVLLFNTWARHYAQVIDAQAKAPMPTDSSGGLIREIMVTLDGRFVDDALLVRALSGDAGWSTAEILRARADALLNDYLGCLDGPLREQARSHMGSEYTQNLCGSEPAREGAIQEAEALLQQSLAIARTQGALAWELRSATSLAQLWQRQSRCREALDLLTPIYQRFTEGYATPDLRKVRLLIDELSEHVHA